One region of Verrucomicrobiota bacterium genomic DNA includes:
- a CDS encoding amidohydrolase, which translates to MTAPRSLNRREFLRTSAGLAVTEALTGAEPESAPADPIIDIHQHTNYSGRSDEQLIAHQRTMGISKTILLPAGTPVERPSTHEGKSNGLAAQCGGNESCLRIARQFPDEFLFGANEVADLPNADQEIEEYLKLGGIIIAEQKFAVDCDSASIERLARLAEDYGVPILMHFQHGTYNLGIERFHKILAKYPETNFIGHAQTWWGNIDASLDQTVLYPKTKVTRGGITDRLLADYPNMFGDLSAGSGLNSMLRDEDHARGFLDRHQDKLLFGSDCNDSVGRGEKCLGAQILAAIPRLAPNPKAVRKILFENAARLFRIQ; encoded by the coding sequence ATGACAGCGCCTCGCTCTTTGAACCGGCGGGAATTCCTTAGGACTTCGGCCGGCCTGGCGGTAACCGAGGCGCTCACCGGCGCGGAACCTGAATCCGCGCCCGCCGATCCCATCATCGACATTCATCAGCACACGAACTATTCGGGCCGAAGCGACGAACAACTGATCGCGCACCAGCGCACGATGGGCATCAGCAAAACCATTTTGCTCCCGGCGGGCACGCCGGTCGAGCGGCCCTCCACGCACGAAGGCAAGTCCAACGGCCTCGCCGCCCAGTGCGGCGGAAACGAGTCGTGCCTGCGAATCGCCCGGCAATTCCCGGACGAGTTTCTTTTCGGCGCGAACGAAGTCGCCGACTTGCCGAATGCGGATCAGGAAATTGAAGAGTATCTCAAACTGGGCGGCATCATCATCGCCGAGCAGAAGTTTGCCGTGGATTGCGATTCCGCGTCCATCGAACGGCTGGCTCGCCTGGCCGAGGATTACGGCGTGCCGATCCTGATGCACTTTCAGCACGGCACGTACAACCTGGGCATCGAACGGTTCCACAAAATCCTGGCGAAATATCCCGAAACCAACTTCATTGGCCACGCCCAGACCTGGTGGGGCAACATCGACGCCAGCCTGGACCAAACCGTTCTTTATCCAAAAACGAAAGTCACACGCGGCGGCATCACGGATCGCTTGCTCGCGGATTATCCCAACATGTTTGGCGACCTCTCAGCGGGTTCCGGACTCAACTCCATGTTGCGGGATGAAGACCACGCGCGCGGCTTTCTGGACCGCCACCAGGACAAACTGCTGTTTGGCAGCGACTGCAACGATTCGGTCGGCCGCGGCGAAAAATGTTTGGGCGCGCAAATCCTCGCGGCGATCCCGCGGCTTGCGCCCAATCCGAAAGCCGTTCGAAAGATTCTCTTCGAGAACGCGGCGCGCTTGTTCCGAATCCAGTGA
- the sufT gene encoding putative Fe-S cluster assembly protein SufT: MQNTTSVELSRDCEAVQIPAGHKVVLPKGTPVEITQTLGGSFTVMASGSLFRLANGDADALGIEAPAPGAANANANAASEASGPADESAIWETLRTCYDPEIPVNIVDLGLVYDLHLEPQPSGRSKVFVKMTLTAPGCGMGTVIAADAQQKLLELPGVEDASVEIVWDPPWHHSMISPAGRARLGLD, encoded by the coding sequence ATGCAAAACACGACTTCAGTTGAATTGAGCCGCGATTGCGAAGCGGTGCAAATTCCCGCGGGCCACAAGGTGGTTCTGCCCAAAGGCACGCCCGTCGAAATCACGCAAACGCTCGGCGGCAGTTTCACCGTCATGGCGAGCGGAAGCTTGTTTCGCCTGGCAAACGGCGACGCGGACGCGCTCGGAATCGAAGCGCCAGCCCCTGGCGCCGCCAACGCCAACGCGAACGCTGCGTCGGAGGCATCCGGACCGGCCGACGAAAGCGCCATCTGGGAAACTCTGCGGACGTGCTACGACCCGGAGATTCCCGTGAACATTGTCGATCTCGGTTTGGTGTATGATTTGCACCTTGAACCGCAGCCTTCCGGGCGCAGCAAAGTCTTTGTGAAGATGACGCTCACGGCGCCCGGCTGCGGGATGGGCACGGTGATCGCGGCCGACGCACAACAAAAGTTGCTGGAGCTTCCGGGAGTCGAGGACGCGAGCGTGGAAATCGTGTGGGATCCGCCCTGGCACCATTCCATGATTTCTCCGGCGGGCCGAGCGCGGCTTGGCCTGGATTGA
- a CDS encoding nucleotide excision repair endonuclease codes for MRAVQRLLFADPQPLVEKLGLDFFRGLPEVPGVYLMRDDAGVVLYVGKAKNLRKRLNSYRVANPERLARRHLRLLRAVAQVEWLACADEAAALSQEAALLRTLRPKFNRVGTWPGKPRFLAWDRDGETILLRIAESGTLGKNVVGPMGRGAEVLRAVLARLLWFAVRPERGIAGLPVGWLSTSGAHRPHKPGKDGFHSVPDFFCLAMEEKSSKTTASSKLFAAASPPTSTSMTPRSGVPSPCSVKNPWPTAAAPWTSRTLQRESGNTGCASGFCCS; via the coding sequence ATGCGAGCCGTGCAGCGCCTGCTCTTTGCTGACCCGCAACCGCTGGTGGAAAAGTTGGGTTTGGATTTCTTTCGAGGCTTGCCCGAAGTCCCCGGTGTTTACCTCATGCGCGATGACGCGGGCGTTGTGCTCTACGTCGGCAAAGCCAAGAACCTTCGGAAACGCCTGAACAGCTACCGCGTGGCAAATCCTGAGCGGCTGGCGCGCCGCCATCTGAGACTCCTGCGCGCTGTGGCGCAGGTGGAATGGCTGGCGTGCGCGGACGAGGCCGCGGCTTTGAGCCAGGAAGCGGCGCTGTTGCGGACACTGCGGCCCAAATTCAATCGTGTCGGCACCTGGCCGGGCAAACCGAGATTCCTGGCCTGGGACCGCGACGGCGAAACAATCTTGCTGCGCATCGCGGAGTCGGGAACACTGGGCAAGAATGTCGTGGGACCAATGGGCAGAGGCGCGGAAGTTCTGCGCGCGGTCTTAGCGCGATTGCTCTGGTTCGCAGTCCGTCCCGAACGCGGGATCGCAGGCCTGCCGGTAGGTTGGCTAAGCACGTCAGGCGCGCATCGGCCCCATAAACCTGGTAAGGACGGATTCCACTCCGTCCCTGACTTTTTTTGCCTTGCGATGGAAGAGAAGTCCTCGAAGACTACCGCCTCGTCGAAGCTCTTCGCAGCGGCATCGCCCCCGACTTCGACGTCTATGACGCCGCGGTCTGGAGTTCCATCGCCGTGCTCAGTGAAAAATCCGTGGCCGACCGCAGCCGCCCCATGGACTTCCCGGACTTTACAAAGGGAAAGTGGAAACACAGGCTGCGCATCCGGATTTTGCTGCTCCTGA